The Anaerobaca lacustris DNA window GCGATTGTCCCCCAGGGCCCGAATGGGTGTGCGCCACTTATGGGACATGGACCGAGACAACGCACGAGGAACATCGGTCCGCATGCACCCAGTGGTTGTCCCACGCAAATACCTTGAGAACGCGCGCGCCGTTTCGCCAGATCGGGACTTATCGGACAGTGGTGATTCGCATCACGGAATCCGGCGCTGCCCCGCAGGAAATTCGCTAAGTTTCCGATCCTGTAACTGCCGAAAACCTGGGATGTCCTGCCATCGTGCCTGGGGACATGGGACTGTGGGTTGGCTTAGGCGCCCCGGATTCACGGTCGGCACGTTGGGGTTGAATCATCCACGCAGGAACAGGAACGTATCTGCCTCGGGGACGGTCCCGTAGGCATGTTAAGGAGTCCTCACATGACAGCAACGGCATCCAAACCGCAGCACCGCAGCACCGCGGCCCAGCAGAAGGAAGGCAAGTACCTGACCTTCGCGCTGGCCCACGAAGAGTACGGCCTCGAGATCCTCAAGGTCCGTGAGATCATCGGCTACATCGACGTGACCGCCGTGCCCCAGACCCCGCACTACGTCAAGGGCGTCATCAACCTGCGCGGCCAGGTCATTCCCGTCGTCGATCTGCGCGCCAAGTTCGGCATGGAGACCACCGACGTGACGGACGAAACCTGTATCATCGTCGTGGAAATCCGCTGCGCCGACCGCACGTCGAGCACGGGCATCATCGTCGACCGCGTCCAGGAAGTCCTCGACATCGCCGGCCAGAACATCGAGGATGCCCCGCAGTTCGACGCCTCGGTCGACACCAGCTTCATCCTGGGCATGGGCAAGGTGGGCGACGCGGTCAAGATTCTTCTCGACATCGACAAAGTGCTCGCCGGTGAGAGCCTGGACGGCCTCCGGTCCGAAACGCTATGATGGCCGCCGACAATGGTGTCCTCACTCATGGACTGAAAGAAAGGATGAGAGAATGAGAACAGGGAAATGGATTTGGATCTGTTTGGTCGCACTGATGATGAGCCGGACCTGCGGCGCCGACGATGCGTCGATCGACAACCGCCTCGTCCAACTGGAGAAAGAGATTGCCGAGCTGAAACAGACGCGGGCCACGTCGGCCGAGCCAACCGTTTCCGGC harbors:
- a CDS encoding chemotaxis protein CheW; the encoded protein is MTATASKPQHRSTAAQQKEGKYLTFALAHEEYGLEILKVREIIGYIDVTAVPQTPHYVKGVINLRGQVIPVVDLRAKFGMETTDVTDETCIIVVEIRCADRTSSTGIIVDRVQEVLDIAGQNIEDAPQFDASVDTSFILGMGKVGDAVKILLDIDKVLAGESLDGLRSETL